A single region of the Changchengzhania lutea genome encodes:
- a CDS encoding glutamine synthetase III family protein, translating to MSTLRFHAIKESLAYKTINIKEVKRRSELFGENVFDENTMRQYLTKDAFNGVMNAIQHGKKIDRNIADQVSSSMKDWALSKNVTHYTHWFQPLTGTTAEKHDAFFETIGSGNAIEKFGGDQLVQQEPDASSFPSGGIRNTFEARGYTAWDPTSPAFIYGTTLCIPTIFVAYTGEALDYKTPLLRALHAVDDAATAVCKYFDKHVKKVTCSLGWEQEYFLIDRALAQSRPDITLTGRTLLGHTSAKGQQLDDHYFGSIPARALNFMCELETECMLLGIPVKTRHNEVAPNQFELAPIFEEANLAVDHNSLLMDIMGRVALKHNFKVLFHEKPFAGINGSGKHNNWSLSTDTGVNLLAPGKTPMSNLQFLTFFINTIKAVHEHEALLRAAIASASNDHRLGANEAPPAIISVFIGEQLTKVLSELEGVTKGKLSPKEKTELKLNVVGKIPDVLLDNTDRNRTSPFAFTGNKFEFRAVGSLANCGNPMTVLNTIVAKQLKDFKIEVDKLIDKKDLKKDEAVFNVLREYIKSSKNILFEGNGYGKAWEDEAEKRGLSNNKTTPEALKSRISKKAIALFEEMQVMSKIETEARYEIEMEAYIMHIQIEGRVLGDIARNHIVPTAVKYQNILIENVKGLKEIFEEKFKSVSQEQINLIKEISSHIEGINANVTKMTNARKDANTIEDIEKKALAYCNHVKPLFDDIRYHCDKLELLVDDEIWPLTKYRELLFTR from the coding sequence ATGTCCACTTTAAGATTTCATGCCATAAAGGAATCCTTAGCTTATAAAACCATCAATATCAAGGAGGTTAAACGACGCTCAGAATTATTTGGTGAGAATGTTTTTGACGAGAACACCATGCGACAGTATTTAACCAAAGATGCTTTTAATGGGGTTATGAATGCTATCCAACACGGAAAAAAAATAGATAGAAATATAGCGGATCAAGTATCTTCTTCCATGAAAGATTGGGCTTTGTCAAAAAACGTTACGCATTATACCCATTGGTTTCAACCATTAACTGGTACGACAGCAGAAAAACACGATGCTTTTTTCGAAACCATTGGTAGTGGGAATGCCATTGAAAAATTTGGTGGGGATCAGTTGGTTCAGCAAGAGCCAGATGCCTCAAGTTTTCCTAGCGGTGGTATAAGAAATACGTTCGAGGCACGTGGTTATACGGCCTGGGATCCTACCTCGCCAGCATTTATTTATGGAACGACCTTGTGTATTCCTACTATTTTCGTGGCGTATACGGGTGAGGCCTTAGATTATAAAACGCCATTATTACGTGCCTTACATGCCGTAGATGATGCAGCAACCGCAGTATGCAAGTATTTTGATAAACATGTTAAAAAAGTGACATGCTCTCTCGGTTGGGAGCAGGAGTATTTTTTAATCGATAGGGCTTTGGCTCAAAGCAGGCCAGATATTACGCTGACCGGTCGTACACTATTGGGGCATACCTCTGCGAAAGGACAGCAGTTAGATGACCATTATTTTGGTTCTATACCCGCTAGGGCGCTCAATTTTATGTGTGAACTTGAAACCGAATGTATGCTACTGGGTATTCCCGTAAAAACCAGACATAACGAAGTGGCTCCTAATCAATTTGAGTTGGCACCTATATTTGAAGAAGCCAATTTGGCCGTAGATCATAATTCCTTATTAATGGATATCATGGGGCGCGTTGCTTTAAAGCATAATTTTAAAGTGTTGTTTCATGAAAAGCCCTTTGCAGGGATTAATGGTAGCGGTAAGCACAATAACTGGTCGCTTTCAACAGACACTGGGGTTAATCTCTTGGCTCCAGGAAAAACGCCTATGAGTAATCTACAGTTTTTAACTTTTTTTATTAACACCATAAAAGCAGTCCATGAACACGAAGCACTTTTAAGAGCTGCTATAGCTTCAGCCAGTAATGACCACAGATTGGGTGCGAATGAAGCGCCGCCAGCAATCATTTCAGTGTTTATAGGAGAGCAATTAACAAAAGTGCTTTCGGAACTAGAAGGCGTTACAAAAGGGAAGTTATCGCCAAAAGAAAAAACAGAATTAAAGCTTAACGTAGTTGGTAAAATACCCGACGTGTTATTGGATAATACCGATAGAAACCGAACATCACCTTTTGCCTTTACAGGAAATAAATTCGAATTTAGGGCAGTGGGTTCGCTAGCAAACTGTGGCAATCCTATGACGGTGTTAAATACCATTGTTGCTAAACAATTAAAGGATTTTAAAATAGAAGTTGATAAATTAATTGATAAGAAAGACTTGAAAAAAGATGAAGCCGTTTTTAATGTGCTTCGAGAATATATCAAATCCTCTAAAAATATTTTATTCGAAGGGAACGGTTATGGAAAAGCCTGGGAAGACGAAGCTGAAAAACGAGGCTTAAGCAATAATAAAACAACACCCGAGGCCTTAAAATCTAGGATTTCAAAAAAAGCAATTGCGTTATTTGAAGAGATGCAAGTGATGAGCAAAATTGAAACAGAGGCGCGTTATGAGATAGAAATGGAAGCGTATATCATGCACATTCAAATAGAAGGTCGCGTATTGGGCGATATTGCTCGCAATCATATTGTGCCAACTGCGGTCAAGTATCAAAACATTTTAATTGAAAATGTGAAAGGCTTAAAGGAAATTTTTGAAGAGAAATTTAAAAGCGTTTCACAGGAACAAATAAATCTTATAAAAGAAATTTCCAGTCATATAGAAGGCATTAATGCCAATGTTACTAAAATGACCAACGCTAGAAAAGACGCCAATACTATTGAAGATATTGAAAAGAAAGCCTTGGCATATTGTAATCATGTGAAGCCATTATTTGATGATATACGGTATCACTGTGATAAGTTGGAGCTGCTCGTTGATGATGAGATTTGGCCACTTACTAAATATAGAGAGTTACTATTTACTAGATAA
- a CDS encoding DUF6691 family protein: MKYLKFLLVGIFFGVVLVKSEAVSWYRIYEMFRFQSFHMYGIIGSAVISGILFLQITKRGYIKSIAGADIFVPKKENGLIRYILGGSIFGLGWALIGACPGPMYILLGTGVISMLIVISAAILGTFIYGVLRDKLPH, from the coding sequence ATGAAATATTTAAAGTTCTTATTGGTTGGTATTTTTTTTGGTGTCGTTTTAGTAAAATCTGAAGCTGTATCATGGTACCGAATTTATGAAATGTTTCGTTTTCAATCCTTTCACATGTATGGCATTATTGGTTCCGCAGTAATATCTGGTATATTATTTCTACAGATCACAAAGCGAGGTTATATTAAAAGCATAGCAGGGGCTGATATATTTGTTCCTAAAAAAGAAAACGGACTAATAAGATACATTTTAGGCGGAAGTATTTTCGGCTTAGGATGGGCACTTATTGGAGCTTGTCCGGGACCTATGTACATATTATTGGGTACTGGGGTTATAAGCATGCTAATAGTTATTAGCGCCGCTATTTTAGGTACATTTATTTACGGAGTATTAAGAGACAAACTGCCTCATTAA
- a CDS encoding M56 family metallopeptidase, which translates to MEYLLKVSALTIIFYTCYKVFLERDTFFESNRWFLLLGLLSAFVIPFYIIPNYIEYTPVATSNYSFNEVTAETNKESFFNFTNLLLGIYISGVIVFAIRFLIQLKSLVKLFYRNTSIKQDGFKLIETRQAESPFSFFHYIVYNPKDYSSTELNQILMHEKVHAQQYHSIDNLFSQICCILLWFNPLIWLYNNNLKQNLEFIADQTAHNNAECKKSYQYTLLKSSIPNYQLALTNNFYNSLIKKRIVMLHKSKSKKINQLKYALVLPLVALFLMGFNTQDIYVKKENTAGSLKSQPPIVKIERSNKLISDDVPIIENSNDFVPTPIKSRVSTKQSKVITPVKTPLKKEIETVIIIKGMTDAELANISKNFKKLDVTLTFKGIKRNGSGDITAIKINVQSKSSQTNYYSDSDKPINPIQISFNKENNSISIGNGHISKKHKYNYVYATNGKLKSKKGHGIVVTSSDNHKGENEVEIDDDNDNEFEYKVEVNEDEDGKDGKDVEEDEAYEIIYETATGNNGTLMTDNDEEVYETETKEDNDKQIRFVSKTNEKPLYIINGKISTKQNLDDLKSDDIKSVNVIKGKSATEKYGKKAKDGVIEITTKQQY; encoded by the coding sequence ATGGAATATCTATTAAAAGTTTCCGCGCTTACCATAATATTTTATACATGCTATAAAGTGTTTCTAGAAAGAGATACATTTTTTGAATCCAATCGCTGGTTTTTATTATTAGGTCTACTAAGTGCATTTGTTATTCCTTTTTATATTATTCCAAATTATATTGAATATACACCTGTAGCAACATCAAATTACAGCTTTAATGAAGTGACTGCTGAAACTAATAAAGAATCCTTTTTTAATTTTACAAATTTACTTTTAGGGATTTACATATCTGGAGTTATCGTATTTGCCATACGCTTTCTTATTCAGTTGAAATCGTTAGTAAAACTATTTTACAGAAATACAAGTATTAAACAAGACGGTTTTAAATTAATTGAAACAAGGCAAGCAGAATCTCCATTTTCGTTCTTTCATTATATAGTTTACAATCCTAAAGATTATAGCAGTACGGAACTTAATCAAATTTTAATGCATGAAAAAGTGCACGCCCAACAATATCACTCCATTGATAACTTGTTTTCTCAAATATGCTGCATCTTATTGTGGTTCAATCCGTTAATTTGGCTATACAATAATAATCTGAAACAGAATTTAGAGTTTATAGCAGATCAAACCGCTCATAATAATGCTGAGTGCAAAAAAAGCTATCAATACACCTTACTTAAATCAAGCATTCCTAATTATCAATTAGCGCTAACAAATAATTTTTACAATTCATTAATCAAAAAACGAATCGTTATGTTACACAAATCAAAATCAAAAAAGATCAATCAATTAAAGTACGCTTTAGTCCTTCCTCTTGTGGCTTTATTTTTAATGGGTTTTAATACTCAGGACATTTATGTGAAAAAAGAAAATACTGCTGGTTCTTTAAAAAGCCAACCTCCAATAGTAAAAATCGAAAGATCAAATAAATTGATTTCTGATGATGTTCCAATAATTGAAAACAGTAATGACTTTGTTCCAACTCCAATTAAAAGTCGGGTTTCAACTAAACAATCAAAAGTTATTACGCCAGTTAAAACACCATTGAAAAAAGAAATTGAAACTGTCATTATTATAAAGGGAATGACAGATGCTGAATTAGCGAACATTTCAAAAAACTTTAAAAAACTAGATGTTACTTTAACATTTAAGGGCATAAAACGTAACGGATCAGGAGATATTACGGCTATAAAAATTAATGTTCAGAGTAAATCATCTCAAACTAATTATTATTCAGATTCAGACAAGCCCATAAACCCTATTCAGATCTCTTTCAATAAAGAAAACAATAGCATTTCTATAGGCAACGGACATATATCAAAAAAACACAAATACAATTACGTCTATGCCACTAACGGTAAATTAAAATCTAAAAAAGGACACGGCATTGTCGTAACAAGTTCTGATAATCATAAAGGAGAAAACGAAGTTGAAATAGATGATGACAACGATAATGAATTTGAGTATAAAGTAGAGGTTAATGAAGACGAAGACGGTAAGGATGGTAAAGATGTGGAGGAGGATGAAGCATACGAAATCATATATGAAACAGCCACTGGAAATAACGGAACATTAATGACTGATAATGATGAGGAGGTTTATGAAACTGAAACTAAAGAAGATAATGATAAACAAATAAGATTTGTTAGTAAGACTAATGAAAAGCCTTTATACATTATTAATGGAAAAATTAGTACGAAACAAAATTTGGATGATCTGAAATCAGATGACATTAAAAGTGTTAATGTTATAAAAGGCAAATCTGCTACAGAAAAGTATGGTAAAAAAGCCAAAGATGGCGTTATTGAGATCACTACTAAACAACAGTACTAA
- a CDS encoding calcium/sodium antiporter has translation MSVLLVILGFVLLVVGGEYLVRSSVALSFKFNISKMVIGMTVVSFATSAPELLVSLQAALSGSPEIAINNVVGSNIANIGLVLGITAMVGTIVVDKSFFKMNWPVMMLFSIALYYFLQNDNLLSSIEGGALFVALILFLIYLIRKAKKDQLVEEVDETLAIVSNFKIVTWLLIGGVALFFGSEWLVEGAKAIAISIGVSQAVIGVSLIAFGTSVPELAASIIAAAKKEKAISLGNLIGSNIFNIASVLGLTAMIKPIPVTAQEILSNDILWMLGFALILFPLAFLPKRFEISRYKGFFLVIGYGVFMFLVFTNGK, from the coding sequence ATGAGTGTGTTATTGGTAATTCTAGGTTTTGTCTTATTGGTCGTTGGGGGTGAGTATCTAGTGCGTTCTTCTGTAGCTTTATCATTTAAATTTAATATTTCCAAAATGGTCATTGGTATGACCGTAGTATCGTTTGCCACTTCTGCACCAGAATTATTAGTGAGCTTACAAGCTGCATTATCCGGTTCTCCAGAAATAGCTATCAATAATGTGGTGGGTTCTAATATTGCTAACATAGGTCTTGTTTTGGGTATTACTGCAATGGTAGGAACCATAGTGGTAGATAAATCCTTTTTTAAAATGAACTGGCCAGTAATGATGCTGTTTTCTATAGCACTATATTATTTTTTGCAAAATGACAATCTTTTATCTTCAATAGAAGGCGGGGCTTTATTTGTGGCATTAATTTTATTCCTTATTTATTTAATCCGTAAAGCAAAGAAAGATCAATTGGTTGAAGAGGTTGACGAAACCCTCGCAATCGTATCAAACTTCAAAATTGTAACCTGGCTATTAATTGGGGGCGTTGCCTTATTTTTTGGAAGTGAATGGTTGGTTGAAGGCGCTAAAGCTATCGCCATTTCTATTGGGGTAAGTCAAGCCGTAATTGGAGTATCGTTAATCGCTTTTGGTACCAGTGTGCCAGAATTAGCGGCGTCAATTATTGCGGCAGCCAAAAAGGAGAAAGCCATTTCTTTAGGAAATTTAATTGGGTCTAATATTTTTAATATTGCCTCTGTATTGGGTCTAACAGCAATGATAAAACCCATACCGGTAACGGCACAAGAAATTTTATCAAATGATATTTTGTGGATGCTTGGTTTTGCACTGATACTTTTTCCATTAGCATTTCTTCCAAAGCGCTTTGAAATAAGTAGATATAAAGGTTTCTTTTTGGTAATAGGCTACGGCGTGTTTATGTTTTTAGTATTTACAAACGGTAAATGA
- a CDS encoding BlaI/MecI/CopY family transcriptional regulator, whose amino-acid sequence MEKLTNKEEEIMHILWKLEKAFVKDVLAEIKDDKPHYNTLSTIIRNLEEKGYVAYYAYGKTHQYYPIVSKEDYKKRFMTVAIDNYFNNSYKNMVSFFAKEEKISVDELKEIIALIEKTK is encoded by the coding sequence ATGGAAAAATTGACCAACAAAGAAGAAGAGATCATGCATATTTTATGGAAGCTGGAAAAGGCTTTTGTTAAAGATGTACTGGCAGAAATTAAAGATGATAAGCCCCATTATAATACACTCTCTACAATTATTAGAAATTTAGAAGAGAAAGGGTATGTTGCCTATTATGCTTACGGAAAGACCCATCAATACTACCCAATAGTTAGTAAAGAAGATTATAAAAAGCGTTTTATGACGGTGGCTATTGATAACTATTTCAATAATTCTTATAAAAACATGGTATCGTTTTTTGCTAAGGAAGAGAAGATAAGTGTGGACGAGTTAAAGGAAATTATTGCACTTATTGAAAAAACCAAATGA
- a CDS encoding YeeE/YedE family protein, producing the protein MEFILNPWPWYVSGPLIALVMALLLYFGKTFGMSSNLRTMCTIAGAGKASNFFKFKWRDQIWNLILVVGAVIGGFIATHYLSNNSISNLNPETISELQDMGFKNPGATLVPNEMYGWEAITSIEGLVLLIVGGLLVGFGTRYAAGCTSGHAITGLSSLQKPSLIAVIGFFIGGLVMTNFILPLIF; encoded by the coding sequence ATGGAATTTATTTTAAATCCTTGGCCTTGGTATGTTTCTGGTCCATTAATAGCCTTAGTTATGGCTTTACTGCTTTATTTTGGAAAAACTTTTGGCATGTCTTCTAACCTAAGAACCATGTGTACCATAGCAGGTGCAGGAAAAGCATCCAATTTTTTCAAATTCAAATGGAGAGACCAAATTTGGAATTTAATTCTAGTTGTGGGAGCTGTTATTGGCGGATTCATAGCTACTCATTATTTATCAAATAATAGTATCTCAAATTTAAATCCTGAAACTATATCTGAACTTCAAGACATGGGCTTTAAGAACCCGGGTGCCACATTAGTCCCTAACGAAATGTACGGTTGGGAAGCCATAACATCAATTGAAGGTTTAGTTTTATTAATAGTTGGTGGATTATTAGTAGGTTTCGGCACGCGCTATGCAGCTGGCTGTACATCAGGCCATGCCATTACAGGATTAAGCAGTTTACAGAAACCTTCCTTGATTGCTGTTATAGGTTTTTTTATAGGTGGCTTAGTGATGACTAATTTTATTTTACCCCTAATTTTTTAA
- a CDS encoding sulfite exporter TauE/SafE family protein, whose product MDSIEILGYVGALIVGLVLGLIGGGGSILTVPLLVYLLGYNPIVATAYSLFVVGTSSLVGTFQKYKKGLVDFKTGLAFSFPSFLAVYLSRRFLVPGIPENLMSIGNFTLTKSMGIMIFFAFIMLLASISMIKSRKENADENQTKQAYYKTFIQGVIIGTVTGLIGAGGGFLYVPALVIWANIPMKKAVGTSLVIVAINSLIGFIGDVQTLDIEWVFLLTFSLISVVGIVIGVFLSKFISGAKLKKSFGFFTLFMAVYIIYKEISQ is encoded by the coding sequence ATGGATAGCATAGAAATTTTAGGTTACGTTGGTGCACTCATTGTTGGGCTTGTTTTGGGACTCATCGGTGGTGGTGGCTCAATATTAACAGTACCTTTATTGGTTTATTTATTGGGCTACAACCCCATTGTGGCTACAGCTTATTCTTTATTTGTAGTAGGGACTTCATCATTAGTAGGCACTTTTCAGAAATACAAAAAAGGCTTGGTCGATTTTAAAACAGGGCTTGCTTTTTCATTCCCTTCCTTTTTAGCTGTCTATTTGTCCCGTCGTTTTTTAGTTCCAGGAATTCCTGAAAACTTAATGAGTATTGGCAATTTCACATTGACTAAAAGCATGGGGATCATGATATTTTTCGCCTTTATTATGCTTCTTGCTTCTATTTCCATGATAAAAAGCAGGAAAGAGAACGCAGATGAAAACCAAACAAAACAGGCCTATTACAAAACATTTATTCAAGGCGTAATTATTGGTACTGTTACTGGATTAATTGGAGCTGGCGGTGGCTTTTTGTATGTTCCGGCTTTAGTGATTTGGGCAAATATTCCCATGAAAAAAGCGGTAGGCACCTCATTGGTCATCGTGGCAATTAACTCGTTAATAGGTTTCATAGGTGATGTTCAAACATTAGATATAGAATGGGTGTTTTTACTTACCTTTAGCTTAATTTCTGTCGTCGGGATTGTTATAGGCGTGTTTTTATCCAAATTTATAAGTGGTGCCAAGCTTAAAAAAAGTTTTGGTTTTTTTACACTCTTTATG
- a CDS encoding SsrA-binding protein, with protein MNKIVLPSYSKNQLDLVNATKLQMAIIGWRWFVTKNALD; from the coding sequence GTGAACAAGATTGTCTTACCAAGTTATTCCAAAAATCAGTTGGATTTGGTCAATGCCACCAAACTACAAATGGCCATTATTGGCTGGCGATGGTTTGTCACTAAAAATGCATTGGATTAA
- a CDS encoding T9SS type A sorting domain-containing protein, giving the protein MKKITSFLFMFSIAFIGSAQVTTYIDFGDPASTLTTPGNWNNITTTNLSEADLIDSDGTSTGVALTIDDVFDDVNPNGTSSPDASLPFPATATQDTFFGENVTFEGALEPTGGFILTGLDVAKYYSFRIFASRTGVSDNREALYTITGLATQTATLDAANNRTDTADILNIQPNVSGEITLTAAPGPNNDNANGFYYLGAIEMITTVGTFSTKENVLNSKISVSPNPIRNDTKIRFNLKNSAFLNVTIYDVTGRLVRTLKNEQAPAGDVSIDWNKSSDSNQEVSSGLYLLRIKADNTTHTSKLIVK; this is encoded by the coding sequence ATGAAAAAAATTACTTCTTTTTTATTTATGTTCTCAATTGCCTTTATTGGTAGTGCGCAAGTGACGACGTACATTGATTTTGGAGACCCAGCCTCAACCCTAACCACTCCTGGTAATTGGAACAACATCACGACAACAAATCTTTCCGAAGCTGATCTTATTGATAGTGACGGGACCTCAACCGGTGTAGCACTTACAATTGATGACGTATTTGATGATGTCAATCCTAACGGAACTAGTAGCCCAGACGCATCTCTACCGTTTCCTGCTACTGCTACTCAAGATACTTTCTTTGGAGAAAACGTTACTTTTGAAGGCGCTCTTGAGCCAACTGGAGGTTTTATCCTAACTGGCTTGGATGTTGCTAAATACTACTCGTTCCGAATTTTTGCTTCTAGAACTGGTGTTTCCGATAATCGTGAGGCATTATATACCATCACTGGTCTTGCTACGCAGACTGCAACTTTAGACGCAGCAAATAATAGAACTGATACAGCTGATATTTTAAATATCCAACCTAATGTGTCAGGTGAAATTACACTCACGGCAGCTCCTGGTCCTAATAATGATAATGCTAATGGATTTTATTATTTAGGTGCTATAGAAATGATTACCACTGTCGGTACATTTTCAACAAAAGAGAATGTTCTAAATTCTAAAATTAGTGTGTCTCCTAACCCTATACGTAATGACACTAAAATTAGATTTAATCTTAAAAATAGTGCTTTTTTAAATGTTACAATCTATGATGTAACTGGTAGGTTAGTAAGAACGCTTAAAAATGAACAAGCTCCAGCTGGTGATGTTTCAATAGATTGGAATAAATCTAGTGATTCTAATCAAGAGGTGTCTTCTGGTCTTTATTTATTACGAATTAAGGCAGACAATACTACACACACATCTAAATTAATTGTAAAATAG
- a CDS encoding glutamine synthetase beta-grasp domain-containing protein yields MAKSKLEYIWLDGHEPTQNMRSKTKVEEDFSGKLEDCSIWSFDGSSTEQASGGASDCLLKPVAIYPDPTRKNGYLIMAEVLSADGTPHPSNARAAIDDDNDDFWFGFEQEYFLMDAKTDLPLGFPRGGFPGPQGKYYCSVGGRYTWGRDFVEEHADLCIDAGLNFEGINQEVAPGQWEFQLFAQGAKKAGDEIWIARYLLDRLTEKYGFYIEYHPKPVKGDWNGSGMHANFSNTLLRTCGSKETYEKICEAFRPVTDEHMEVYGEFNDERLTGLHETAHVSDFSYGISDRGASIRIPIITVEKGWKGWLEDRRPASNGDPYKIAGRIIKTVKSAKV; encoded by the coding sequence ATGGCAAAATCAAAATTAGAGTATATATGGCTAGATGGTCATGAACCAACCCAAAACATGAGAAGTAAAACTAAAGTTGAAGAAGACTTTAGTGGTAAACTGGAAGATTGTTCTATTTGGTCTTTTGACGGGAGTTCAACAGAACAAGCATCTGGAGGTGCTTCAGATTGTTTATTAAAACCAGTAGCTATTTACCCAGATCCTACAAGAAAGAATGGCTATTTAATTATGGCTGAAGTTTTAAGCGCAGATGGGACGCCGCACCCTTCTAATGCAAGAGCTGCAATTGATGATGATAATGATGACTTCTGGTTTGGTTTTGAGCAAGAGTATTTCTTAATGGACGCTAAAACCGATTTACCTCTAGGTTTCCCTCGTGGTGGATTTCCTGGGCCACAAGGTAAATATTACTGTTCTGTTGGAGGAAGATATACTTGGGGTAGAGATTTTGTTGAAGAGCATGCCGATTTATGTATTGACGCTGGATTAAACTTTGAAGGTATTAATCAAGAAGTTGCTCCAGGACAATGGGAATTCCAATTATTTGCCCAAGGCGCTAAAAAAGCCGGAGATGAAATTTGGATTGCTCGATACCTATTAGATAGATTAACTGAAAAATATGGTTTTTATATTGAGTATCACCCAAAACCTGTAAAAGGCGATTGGAATGGATCTGGTATGCATGCCAATTTCTCTAATACGCTTTTAAGAACTTGTGGCTCTAAAGAAACATATGAGAAAATTTGCGAAGCGTTTAGACCTGTTACCGATGAACATATGGAAGTATATGGCGAGTTTAATGACGAGCGTTTAACTGGTTTGCATGAAACCGCTCACGTTTCTGATTTCTCTTACGGAATTTCAGATAGAGGAGCCTCAATTAGAATCCCAATTATTACAGTTGAAAAAGGCTGGAAAGGTTGGTTAGAAGACAGAAGGCCAGCGTCAAACGGTGATCCTTATAAAATTGCTGGACGTATTATAAAAACTGTTAAATCTGCCAAGGTTTAA
- a CDS encoding Crp/Fnr family transcriptional regulator, which yields MINQLLLEKFSHQLDNSIIKDISENGIIQIFLKNDIVIDIDQELKFIPLLLNGSIKILREDQNGNELLIYFLESGETCTMSLTCCMETSKSKIRAVAEKSSTLVMIPVENMQLWFEGNSSWRNFILESYQKRFDEMLETIDTLAFMKMDARLYKYLKNKTVMHDSNMIKIKHQDISEDLHTSRVVISRLLKTLENEGKIVLSRNKIKVL from the coding sequence ATGATAAATCAACTATTACTAGAAAAATTTAGTCACCAACTTGATAATTCTATTATTAAAGACATCTCTGAAAACGGAATCATTCAAATATTCCTAAAAAATGATATTGTTATTGATATAGACCAAGAATTAAAGTTTATCCCCCTGTTATTGAACGGTTCAATAAAAATCCTCAGAGAAGATCAAAATGGCAATGAGCTTTTAATTTATTTTTTAGAATCTGGTGAAACCTGCACCATGTCACTCACATGCTGCATGGAAACTTCAAAGAGTAAAATTCGTGCTGTGGCGGAAAAAAGCTCAACCTTAGTCATGATTCCTGTTGAAAATATGCAACTCTGGTTTGAGGGTAATTCCAGTTGGAGGAATTTTATTTTAGAAAGTTATCAAAAGCGGTTTGATGAAATGCTTGAAACTATAGACACTCTAGCCTTCATGAAAATGGATGCCCGTTTGTATAAGTATTTAAAAAATAAAACAGTTATGCATGATTCAAACATGATTAAAATAAAGCATCAAGACATATCGGAAGATTTACATACCTCTCGTGTGGTGATTTCAAGACTTTTAAAAACTCTCGAAAATGAGGGTAAAATTGTATTGAGCAGAAATAAAATTAAAGTCTTATAA